Below is a window of Clostridiales bacterium DNA.
GAAATGAGTTATACCAATATCCTTGCAATGCTGGATATGGGCGGAATACCGCTGGAGGGAAAGGACAGGGGAGAATCGGATCCCATCGTCGTCGCCGGCGGTCCGTGTGCCTTTAATCCGGAACCGCTGGCGGATTTCATCGATGCCTTTATGATCGGGGACGGCGAGGACGTAATGACCGAACTGAACCGGGTCATCCTGGAACGGAAAGAAAAAGGGCTTTCCCGGAAGGAATGCCTGCGAAAGCTTGCTGATCTGGAGGGCGTATACGTTCCTTCCTTCTATGATGTGGAATATGATGCCTCCGGTATTATTACCGGCATTCATCCCAATACCCCGGGCGTACCGGAAACCATCCGGAAACGCGTGGTAACCGACCTGAACCAGACATATTATCCGGAAGAAATCCCCGTTCCTTACACGGAAGTTGTTTTTGACCGGATTATGCTGGAGATCATGCGGGGCTGTACCCGCGGATGCCGTTTCTGCCAGGCCGGAATGCTCTACCGTCCTGTTCGGGAACGGAGCCTGGAAAAGCTTATTGACCTGAGTGAAAAGCTTGTTGCCTCCACCGGATATGAGGAGATCAGCCTGAGCAGCCTCTCCAGCGGTGACTACACGTGCCTGCCCGAACTGATCCGCGAACTGATGCGGAGAATGAAGGATAAACGGGTTTCTATCTCATTGCCCAGCCTCCGGATTGACAGTGTGCTGAAGGAAAGCCTGGAGGAAACCCAGCAGGTTAAAAAAACCAGCCTGACTTTTGCGCCGGAAGCCGGTACGCAAAGAATGCGCGATGTGATCAATAAGGGCGTTACCGAATCCGACCTCCTGGAGAAAGTCCGGGATGCATTTGAAGGCGGATGGAGCAGTGTCAAACTGTACTTCATGGACGGACTTCCGACAGAAACCGATGAAGACCTGGACGGGATTGCCGACCTTGCCCGAAAGGTGGTCGAAGAATACTTCCGCGTTCCCCGGGAGCGCCGGGCCAAGGGGCTGCGGGTGACCGTCAGCGCCAGCACTTTTGTACCCAAGCCTTTTACTCCATTCCAGTGGGCTGCCCAGGACACAATTCCCGAAATCATCCGGAAGCAGGATCATCTGAAAAAAGTGCTGAATATCAAGGGTGTAAACTTTAACTGGCACGAACCGTATGTCAGTTTCCTGGAAGCCTGCGTTTCCCGCGGGGACCGGCGGATCGGCCGTGTGCTCCTGACTGCTTACCGGCTTGGCTGTATTCTGGACGGCTGGACCGAAACATTCCGGTTTGATACCTGGATGGAAGCTTTCAAAGCCTGCGGCCTGGATCCGGCCTTCTATGCCAACCGCGAGCGCGGACGGGATGAAATCCTGCCATGGGATCACATTGACAGCGGAATCACCAAACAGTTCCTCTGGCATGAAAAGGAAAAGAGTGAACAGGCAGTCACCACAAAAGACTGCCGGAAGGGCTGCAACGGATGCGGCCTGCAGCGCTGGAAGGGGGTATGCGGATATGCGAATCCTCGCAGTGTTTGAGAAAAGCGAAAGAATCCGCCATATCGGCCACCTGGACATCCAGCGCAGTATGCAGCGCGGTTTGCGCCGCAGCGGTCTTCCGGTAGCCTATTCAAACGGGTTTAACCCGCATATCCTGATCACGTTCGCGTCCGCGCTGAGCACCGGTGCCTGCGGACAGCGGGAGATCATGGACGTAACCATGGCCGAACCGACGGATGCAGAAGTATTCCTTGAGAAAATGAACCGCGCCATGCCGCCGGAACTGCACCTGAAGGAGGCACGGGCTGTGGATGACCGGCATCCTGCGCTGATGGGATCCCTTCGGGCCGCTTCCTACGATCTGATGGTTTACGATCCGCAGGAGGCTGCACTGCTGAACAGCGCCATTCCGCTCATGATGAGCCAACCTTCCATTCCGGCTATGCGCAAAACAAAAACCGCACTGAAGGAATGCGATATCAAGCCGCTGATTTATTCCCTGAGCGGAAACGGCCAGCATATCCGTGCCATGCTAGCCCTGACCGAAAAGGAAGCCTGCAAGCCCGGTATGCTGATGGAAGCCCTTTCCGGAGCCGCCGGACTGAAAGAACCGGTCCGCTTCCTGACCACACGCACCGGATTATTCGGAGAAAATACGGAAGGAAACCTGGCTCCTCTGGAGCTGCTGTAACTGAATGATGAACAGAACCATCTACATTCTTCCGGATGCACGTGCGGTTGCCGAAGACAACCGGCTGGTGGAATACCTCCCGTCGGATTCGGATACGCAGTCCGGTGATATCCTGATCGCCCGGATCGGGCGGATCATGGCCGGAATGGAATGTGCATTTGCAGATATCGGCAGGAGCAAAAGCGGCTTTCTCCCCCTTGCTGAAAACAGCAGCAGTTTCCAGGGGTCCGCAGTGCGCTCAGGCGATCTGACCGTTGTTCAGATCCGGAGGGAAGAAAACGGAACCAAAGGCGCTTTCCTGAGCAGGGATCTCTCAATTCCCGGCGAAAAAGTCATTCTGATGCCTATGAACCGGTATATCGGTGTCAGCAACCGGATTACCGAACCTGAGGAGAGGGATCGGCTCCGGAAAATCGGACAGGCGGTTTCCGGCGGCGCATTCGGCCTTGTTCTCCGTACTTCCGCCGTCAACGCAGATGAATCTTCCATCCGGGAAGAAGCAGAAACGCTTTTCTTTCTCTGGCAGGATATTGAGAAAAAAATCCCCGGCGAGCATCGTCCCGGAACCGTTCTGTTTTCCGGAGACCCTGTACAGCAGCTGATGGATGATTACCGCATTCATTCCGGTGATTCTGTAGTCCGGGCCGATACACTGCCCGCTGATCTCGCGCACCAGCTTTCCTCCGCTTCCGCCCGGAAAATTCCCCTGAAAAGCGGTGGGAACATCGTGATTGATCCATGTGAGGCACTGACCGTCATTGATGTCAACTCCGCTTCATACACCGGCAGCAGCACCAAGGAAGCCAGTGTTACCGCGGCCAACCTGGAGGCCTGTGATGAAGCCGCCGTCCAGATCCGGCTTCGGAATATCACAGGAATCATCCTGATCGACTTCATTGATATGGAGAGCGAAACAGACCGAAGTCTGATACTGGAACGGCTGCAGAATCAGTTTTCCCGTGACCGCCGGAAGACCGTGATTCATGGCTGGACAA
It encodes the following:
- a CDS encoding TIGR03960 family B12-binding radical SAM protein; this translates as MNENERFEKILEKVQKAPRYTGGEMNTAVKGWDDCPLHFGFCFPDTYEVGMSHLGLKILYGLINREEWSLCERFFMPWTDMIALMKEENLPLLSTESRHPMHEFDVIGFTLQYEMSYTNILAMLDMGGIPLEGKDRGESDPIVVAGGPCAFNPEPLADFIDAFMIGDGEDVMTELNRVILERKEKGLSRKECLRKLADLEGVYVPSFYDVEYDASGIITGIHPNTPGVPETIRKRVVTDLNQTYYPEEIPVPYTEVVFDRIMLEIMRGCTRGCRFCQAGMLYRPVRERSLEKLIDLSEKLVASTGYEEISLSSLSSGDYTCLPELIRELMRRMKDKRVSISLPSLRIDSVLKESLEETQQVKKTSLTFAPEAGTQRMRDVINKGVTESDLLEKVRDAFEGGWSSVKLYFMDGLPTETDEDLDGIADLARKVVEEYFRVPRERRAKGLRVTVSASTFVPKPFTPFQWAAQDTIPEIIRKQDHLKKVLNIKGVNFNWHEPYVSFLEACVSRGDRRIGRVLLTAYRLGCILDGWTETFRFDTWMEAFKACGLDPAFYANRERGRDEILPWDHIDSGITKQFLWHEKEKSEQAVTTKDCRKGCNGCGLQRWKGVCGYANPRSV
- a CDS encoding TIGR03936 family radical SAM-associated protein; protein product: MRILAVFEKSERIRHIGHLDIQRSMQRGLRRSGLPVAYSNGFNPHILITFASALSTGACGQREIMDVTMAEPTDAEVFLEKMNRAMPPELHLKEARAVDDRHPALMGSLRAASYDLMVYDPQEAALLNSAIPLMMSQPSIPAMRKTKTALKECDIKPLIYSLSGNGQHIRAMLALTEKEACKPGMLMEALSGAAGLKEPVRFLTTRTGLFGENTEGNLAPLELL
- a CDS encoding ribonuclease E/G, whose product is MMNRTIYILPDARAVAEDNRLVEYLPSDSDTQSGDILIARIGRIMAGMECAFADIGRSKSGFLPLAENSSSFQGSAVRSGDLTVVQIRREENGTKGAFLSRDLSIPGEKVILMPMNRYIGVSNRITEPEERDRLRKIGQAVSGGAFGLVLRTSAVNADESSIREEAETLFFLWQDIEKKIPGEHRPGTVLFSGDPVQQLMDDYRIHSGDSVVRADTLPADLAHQLSSASARKIPLKSGGNIVIDPCEALTVIDVNSASYTGSSTKEASVTAANLEACDEAAVQIRLRNITGIILIDFIDMESETDRSLILERLQNQFSRDRRKTVIHGWTRLGIMEMTRKRV